Proteins encoded in a region of the Thermocaproicibacter melissae genome:
- the dnaB gene encoding replicative DNA helicase: MSDSVTSGYSGLNLPFSPEAEQSVLGAVLLDASCMERVVEILPKPEYFYLTSNQRIYSVMLQMFTEGRPIDFVTVLESLKQSGDFDEADGKTYLLQLAQLVPSISNVESYAKIVRDKYDVRTLITTARDIIEEASAGEADATSLLDSAEQRIFDIRRGKNMQGLQKIDEIILSEFDRLDHLNSPDADKYRGVPTGIKELDDTITGLNRSDFILLGARPGMGKTSFALNIARYAAVKAQKRVAFFSLEMSKEQLISRLLSTEAMVEGTKLRTGKLSEDEWIRLIEAGDILSKTQMYFDDNPSVTVPEIKAKLRRLKDVDLVIIDYLQLMNSPTRIENRVQEISQITRNLKIMAKELNVPVMTLSQLARDSEKRTNHRPVLSDLRDSGSIEQDADIVLFLYRSDYYQDSEIPSENEDRNQSEVIVAKNRHGETKTIPLHWQGEYMRFTAQEVIRREG; encoded by the coding sequence ATGAGTGATTCGGTGACTTCCGGTTACAGCGGCTTAAATCTCCCGTTCAGTCCGGAAGCGGAACAGTCGGTTCTTGGCGCTGTTTTGCTGGATGCTTCTTGTATGGAACGCGTTGTGGAAATACTTCCAAAGCCAGAATACTTCTACCTAACCAGCAATCAGCGTATTTACAGCGTCATGCTTCAGATGTTCACAGAAGGCCGGCCGATTGATTTCGTTACGGTTCTGGAATCTTTGAAACAGTCAGGCGACTTTGACGAAGCCGACGGTAAAACATACTTACTGCAGTTAGCACAGTTGGTGCCATCCATATCCAATGTTGAGTCATACGCAAAAATCGTTCGCGATAAGTACGATGTGCGTACCCTAATCACCACGGCACGCGATATCATTGAAGAGGCGTCGGCAGGAGAGGCAGACGCGACAAGTTTGCTGGATTCTGCCGAACAGCGAATTTTTGATATCCGCCGTGGGAAAAACATGCAGGGACTGCAAAAAATTGATGAGATTATCCTTTCGGAGTTTGATCGTCTGGATCATCTCAATTCTCCGGATGCAGACAAGTATCGGGGTGTGCCTACCGGCATCAAGGAACTGGATGACACTATAACTGGCTTAAACCGTTCGGACTTCATTCTGCTCGGTGCCCGTCCTGGCATGGGTAAAACAAGCTTTGCCCTTAATATTGCGCGCTATGCCGCAGTCAAAGCGCAGAAGCGGGTTGCATTCTTTTCTCTTGAAATGAGCAAAGAACAGCTCATTTCCCGCCTTCTTTCCACGGAAGCAATGGTGGAGGGAACGAAACTTCGCACCGGTAAGCTCAGCGAAGATGAATGGATTCGTCTGATTGAAGCAGGCGATATTCTTTCCAAGACTCAAATGTATTTTGACGATAATCCTTCCGTCACAGTACCCGAAATCAAGGCAAAACTTCGCAGACTGAAGGATGTTGACCTCGTTATCATCGACTATTTGCAGTTGATGAATTCGCCAACAAGAATCGAAAACCGTGTTCAGGAAATTTCCCAGATTACCCGTAACTTGAAGATTATGGCCAAAGAACTGAACGTTCCGGTAATGACGCTTTCTCAGCTTGCTCGTGATAGTGAAAAGCGCACCAATCACAGACCCGTCCTTTCAGACCTTAGAGATTCCGGTTCAATTGAACAGGATGCGGATATTGTGCTTTTCTTGTACCGTTCAGATTATTATCAGGATTCTGAGATACCTTCTGAAAATGAGGACCGCAACCAAAGTGAGGTTATCGTAGCCAAAAACCGTCACGGTGAGACCAAGACGATTCCGCTTCATTGGCAGGGTGAATATATGCGTTTTACTGCACAGGAGGTAATCCGCCGTGAAGGATGA
- the tilS gene encoding tRNA lysidine(34) synthetase TilS, whose product MKDDVAAIEQKISETISRWNMFPHGCHVIAGLSGGADSVAMLHYLCSHSAELGIQVTAAHVNHGLRGAEADRDERFSVEFCQSLGIACRVFHTDVAAEAKQKSQGIEECGREVRYSFFRSLCSQNGRIATAHTLTDNAETVLLNLTKGAGTKGLCGIPPVRDNIVRPLLGITRQQVEQYCAHYGLNFVTDSTNLSDEYVRNNLRHHVVPALREINPAFELAIGRMTEILRCDEAFFEEQVKKSLLNAAAAGGGYQLDVLRQMPRALLTRVISAAAEKAGSSRIGYDHIAAVERIIYNGGAVEIAGGIRCETIGNTLYIGKREQEISNWSVPFVPEGTKLPDGRILMVCPVDISKLRNASKIHNLLFNNFINYDTIINTGGIVRNKRPGDAYRPAGRGVTKTLKKLFNEAKIPVSERSRLALLECGGKIVWVEGFGVSQEACVSEKSKTAAEIIIKECS is encoded by the coding sequence GTGAAGGATGATGTTGCCGCGATCGAGCAGAAAATATCTGAAACAATCAGCCGTTGGAACATGTTTCCGCACGGTTGCCATGTTATTGCGGGCCTTTCCGGTGGAGCGGACTCCGTTGCGATGCTGCATTACCTCTGTAGCCATTCCGCAGAACTTGGAATTCAGGTAACTGCTGCACATGTGAATCATGGCCTTCGCGGAGCAGAAGCAGACAGAGATGAGCGTTTCTCGGTAGAATTCTGCCAAAGCCTTGGAATAGCATGCAGGGTTTTCCATACCGATGTAGCTGCCGAGGCAAAACAAAAATCACAAGGAATTGAAGAATGCGGGCGCGAGGTCCGCTATTCTTTTTTTCGCAGCCTCTGCAGCCAGAACGGGAGAATCGCGACTGCCCATACGTTGACAGACAATGCAGAAACAGTTCTTCTAAATCTTACAAAGGGCGCAGGAACAAAAGGCCTTTGCGGAATTCCTCCGGTCCGCGACAATATTGTGCGTCCCTTGCTCGGTATTACGAGGCAACAAGTGGAGCAGTATTGCGCTCATTATGGATTGAATTTTGTTACAGACAGCACAAATCTTTCCGATGAATATGTGAGAAACAATCTCCGTCATCATGTAGTTCCGGCACTGAGAGAAATTAACCCAGCGTTTGAATTGGCAATCGGGCGCATGACAGAAATTTTGCGCTGTGATGAAGCCTTTTTTGAGGAGCAGGTGAAAAAATCCCTATTAAATGCCGCTGCAGCTGGCGGGGGATATCAGCTTGATGTTCTTCGGCAGATGCCTCGCGCGCTTCTCACGAGGGTTATTTCGGCTGCCGCGGAAAAGGCAGGAAGCAGCAGAATCGGGTATGATCATATTGCTGCCGTTGAAAGAATAATTTACAACGGCGGGGCGGTGGAGATTGCCGGCGGGATACGTTGTGAAACAATTGGAAACACTCTTTATATTGGAAAGAGAGAGCAAGAGATTTCCAATTGGAGTGTACCTTTTGTACCGGAGGGAACAAAACTTCCGGATGGAAGGATCCTAATGGTTTGCCCAGTTGACATATCTAAATTGAGAAACGCGAGTAAAATTCATAATTTATTATTTAATAATTTCATTAACTATGATACAATAATCAATACTGGCGGAATTGTCAGGAATAAACGGCCGGGCGATGCATATCGTCCCGCAGGCCGTGGTGTAACAAAGACGCTGAAAAAACTTTTCAATGAGGCGAAAATTCCCGTTTCGGAACGTAGCCGCCTAGCTTTGCTTGAATGTGGCGGTAAAATTGTTTGGGTAGAAGGTTTCGGTGTTTCGCAGGAAGCATGTGTCTCTGAGAAGTCAAAAACAGCCGCAGAAATTATCATTAAGGAGTGCAGCTAA
- the rplI gene encoding 50S ribosomal protein L9, translated as MKVVLLADVKGTGKKGELVNVSDGYARNFLLPRNLAKEANAQVLNEIKSAQEAKEFHIRQDTEAARKIAEAINGKTLKLTAKSGQGGKLFGSITSKEISEELKRSFHIDVDKKKIVLNGDIKAYGTYECELKLYKGVSAKIYVAVGEK; from the coding sequence ATGAAAGTAGTATTGCTGGCAGATGTGAAGGGAACAGGGAAAAAGGGCGAACTGGTGAACGTAAGTGACGGTTACGCCAGAAATTTTCTTCTGCCTCGCAATCTTGCAAAAGAAGCAAATGCACAAGTACTGAATGAAATTAAGAGCGCACAGGAAGCGAAGGAATTTCATATCCGTCAAGATACGGAAGCTGCTCGTAAGATAGCGGAAGCGATAAACGGCAAAACGCTAAAACTCACAGCAAAATCGGGTCAGGGAGGAAAACTCTTTGGTTCCATTACTTCCAAGGAGATTTCCGAAGAATTGAAGCGTTCGTTCCACATTGATGTTGACAAAAAGAAGATAGTCCTAAACGGCGACATTAAGGCTTATGGCACTTATGAATGTGAGCTGAAACTCTACAAGGGTGTTTCTGCAAAGATATACGTTGCGGTAGGCGAAAAATAA
- the hpt gene encoding hypoxanthine phosphoribosyltransferase, whose translation MQDDIKEVLFSQEKLAEIVKNMGKHISEDYKDKNLLMVSILKGSVVFMTDLMRAITIPCSIDFMAVSSYGSGVKTSGVVKIIKDLDIDLKGWDVLVVEDILDSGLTLSYILEILQAREPKSIRLCTLFDKPDRRTANVKADYVGAIVPDEFIVGYGLDYAEKYRNLPYVGILKPEVYGD comes from the coding sequence ATGCAGGACGATATTAAAGAGGTTCTTTTTAGCCAGGAGAAGCTGGCAGAAATTGTTAAGAATATGGGAAAGCACATCAGCGAGGACTATAAAGATAAGAACCTCCTTATGGTCAGTATTTTGAAAGGCTCTGTTGTGTTTATGACAGACCTGATGCGAGCTATTACTATTCCTTGCAGCATTGATTTTATGGCAGTCTCTAGTTATGGTTCAGGCGTGAAAACGTCAGGCGTCGTGAAAATTATTAAGGACCTTGACATTGACCTTAAGGGCTGGGATGTCCTTGTTGTAGAAGATATTCTCGACAGCGGCCTTACCCTCAGCTATATTCTTGAAATTCTACAGGCGCGTGAACCGAAAAGCATTCGCCTGTGCACATTGTTTGACAAGCCGGACCGTCGTACGGCAAATGTAAAGGCAGACTATGTCGGCGCAATTGTTCCGGATGAATTTATCGTTGGATACGGACTTGATTATGCTGAAAAATATAGGAATCTGCCATATGTCGGAATCCTGAAACCGGAGGTATACGGAGACTGA
- the rnhA gene encoding ribonuclease HI, which yields MKKVEIFTDGACSGNPGPGGWGAILRYNGHEKRISGGAPETTNNRMELSGVIAALSQLKEPCEVILTSDSRYVCDAIQKGWAESWRKNGWRKADKKPALNSDLWEKLLDLLSVHHVTVNWIKGHAGHPENECCDRMAVAESQKFQKKVQ from the coding sequence ATGAAAAAAGTTGAAATATTTACTGATGGTGCCTGCAGCGGAAATCCGGGTCCCGGCGGGTGGGGAGCGATTCTTCGCTATAACGGGCACGAAAAGAGAATCAGTGGAGGTGCCCCGGAAACAACCAATAACCGCATGGAGTTGAGCGGCGTTATCGCGGCACTCTCACAGCTGAAAGAACCCTGTGAAGTCATTTTAACGAGCGATTCCCGCTATGTATGTGATGCAATTCAAAAAGGGTGGGCAGAAAGCTGGAGAAAGAATGGATGGCGCAAGGCCGACAAGAAGCCGGCACTCAACAGCGATCTTTGGGAGAAGCTGTTGGATTTGCTTTCCGTCCACCATGTTACCGTAAATTGGATTAAAGGCCACGCCGGACACCCGGAGAATGAATGTTGCGACCGAATGGCGGTGGCAGAATCTCAAAAGTTCCAGAAAAAAGTTCAGTGA
- a CDS encoding DHH family phosphoesterase: MKKKVWASSPLLYVISGVMFIMAGASWFWNRTIFYVEFIAAAASVVFILVATRRFRSYVGEALKSTQTIFYGDEYRVMQDFAIPIVVVGKAGDIVWFNNSFWNTVCGKNECRGENISKFIYPQTIQKIIEQNGVDVAVNKRRFTVYGIETAESSVLYFIDNTYYKNLEAAYRETHPAIALVTFDNREEIARCCSNSEDTRIASQVEEALIQWSQHMGGFLKKMSSGRYIIFTDERHVRQEMERRFPILDTIRSIHAGEHLTATISIGISRNALTLKDADAWARSALDMALGRGGDQVVVKQGDDTYEFFGGLSKGVEKHDKVRTRVFAATISDDIKQSDTVLIMGHKYADLDCMGASVGMWNVASKMLKRPAYIVVDRSRCLAMPLISMVQAKYPQEKIFITEQEAEAKVTPKTTLIVTDTHSPDFVESVSLLNQISRVIVIDHHRLMVRKIENALVFYHEPYASSASEMVTELIQYIGDKFITEAESQALLAGITLDTKNFVLKTGVRTFEAAAYLRRNNADTVQVKRLFSDSIEAYKEKYRIVSNAQVYGDLAIAATENEFPDIRISAAQAADELLSIQGVNASFVIFPTDNVINISARSLGEVNVQLIMEAMGGGGHLTMAGTQLENVTVKEAAEMLLSAIKKVTEPSGTAATRN, translated from the coding sequence GTGAAAAAGAAAGTCTGGGCCTCTTCGCCTCTGCTCTATGTAATTTCGGGCGTTATGTTCATCATGGCCGGCGCAAGCTGGTTCTGGAACAGAACAATATTTTATGTTGAGTTCATCGCTGCTGCAGCCTCTGTTGTCTTCATTTTGGTGGCAACAAGACGTTTCCGTTCTTATGTTGGCGAAGCGCTGAAAAGCACTCAGACTATCTTTTACGGTGATGAATACCGAGTTATGCAGGATTTTGCAATACCCATTGTTGTGGTAGGTAAAGCCGGCGATATTGTTTGGTTTAACAATTCATTCTGGAATACGGTCTGCGGAAAAAATGAATGCCGCGGCGAAAACATTAGCAAATTCATTTATCCGCAGACTATCCAGAAGATAATCGAACAAAACGGAGTCGACGTTGCGGTCAATAAACGCCGTTTCACGGTTTATGGCATAGAAACTGCCGAAAGCAGTGTGCTTTATTTTATCGACAATACCTACTATAAAAATCTTGAGGCAGCTTACCGGGAAACACATCCGGCAATTGCTCTGGTAACTTTTGATAACCGTGAAGAAATCGCTCGATGCTGCAGCAACAGTGAAGACACCAGAATCGCTTCACAGGTTGAAGAAGCATTGATTCAGTGGTCGCAGCACATGGGCGGGTTCCTTAAAAAGATGAGCAGCGGCCGTTACATTATTTTTACGGATGAACGGCATGTTCGCCAAGAGATGGAACGGCGTTTTCCCATTCTTGATACGATTCGTTCGATACACGCTGGTGAGCACCTGACTGCTACAATATCCATCGGCATTTCGCGCAATGCACTCACGTTAAAGGATGCGGATGCTTGGGCACGTAGTGCTTTGGACATGGCCCTCGGTCGCGGCGGAGATCAGGTCGTTGTAAAACAAGGTGACGATACATATGAGTTTTTTGGCGGACTGTCAAAGGGCGTCGAAAAGCATGACAAGGTTCGCACCCGTGTTTTTGCAGCAACGATCTCAGACGATATCAAGCAAAGCGACACTGTCCTCATTATGGGACATAAATATGCCGATTTAGACTGTATGGGCGCATCGGTCGGAATGTGGAATGTCGCTTCTAAAATGCTGAAGCGACCGGCTTATATTGTTGTAGACAGATCGCGGTGCCTTGCCATGCCGTTGATTTCAATGGTTCAGGCAAAATATCCGCAGGAGAAAATCTTCATAACGGAACAGGAAGCCGAGGCAAAAGTAACACCGAAAACGACGCTGATTGTCACGGATACTCATTCGCCGGATTTTGTTGAGTCAGTATCACTTTTAAATCAAATTTCTCGTGTGATTGTGATTGATCACCACCGCTTGATGGTGAGAAAGATTGAAAATGCCCTTGTGTTTTACCATGAGCCTTATGCAAGCTCGGCTTCTGAAATGGTAACGGAACTGATTCAGTACATCGGCGACAAATTCATTACCGAGGCTGAATCTCAGGCACTTCTTGCCGGAATTACGCTTGACACCAAGAATTTTGTTCTAAAGACCGGTGTCCGAACCTTTGAAGCTGCCGCATATCTGCGCCGCAATAACGCGGACACCGTGCAGGTTAAGAGATTGTTTTCGGATTCTATTGAAGCATATAAGGAAAAGTACCGTATCGTTTCCAACGCGCAGGTCTATGGCGATTTAGCAATTGCCGCTACGGAAAATGAATTTCCGGACATTCGAATTTCCGCAGCCCAGGCTGCGGATGAATTGCTCTCCATCCAGGGCGTGAATGCATCTTTTGTTATTTTCCCAACGGACAATGTGATTAATATTTCCGCACGTTCCCTTGGGGAAGTGAATGTTCAGCTGATTATGGAAGCAATGGGCGGCGGAGGTCATCTTACCATGGCCGGAACACAGCTTGAGAACGTTACGGTTAAAGAGGCTGCAGAAATGCTCTTGTCCGCCATTAAAAAAGTGACGGAGCCGAGCGGAACTGCGGCAACACGTAATTAG
- the ftsH gene encoding ATP-dependent zinc metalloprotease FtsH, with amino-acid sequence MDNKKTLKNIGLFIGIPVLLMILLVMVLSKPTEATHKYSEILYYFEDQKVTGYTLDWGSGDMTITLNDNTQINYVAPNVPQLVKDITPYVEAYNKAHPNNRMTYNWNRPAETSWLSSLLPILGSLALFVITWWFMMKHMNNALGDAGKQMNFGKAKFKQNVDEKRKTTFADVAGADEEKEELQEIVEFLKNPRKYNELGARIPKGVLLVGPPGTGKTLLARAVAGEAGVPFFSISGSDFVEMFVGVGASRVRDLFEQAKKNSPCIVFIDEIDAVGRQRGAGLGGGHDEREQTLNQLLVEMDGFGANEGVIMIAATNRPDILDPALMRPGRFDRQVTVGYPDIKGREAILKVHARNKPIAPDVDLATIAKSTAGFTGADLENLLNESALLAARKGLKAITMAEIEEATIKVVMGTEKKSHVMTEKEKKLTAYHEAGHAVATYYCPTQDPVHEISIIPRGMAGGYTMQIPTEDRSYHTRKEMEEDLVVLLGGRVSESLTLDDISTGASNDIERATKLAHSMIAKYGMSQELGPITYGRDESEPFLGRDMGHIRDYSEATSSAIDREIKRMITEAYQRAETILRDHMDQLHRVAKELFEKEKISGEEFERIMQESSEPKKESGNMEPLPQN; translated from the coding sequence TTGGACAACAAAAAAACACTGAAAAATATTGGATTGTTCATCGGTATTCCCGTGTTGTTAATGATTCTGCTTGTTATGGTACTCTCCAAACCGACAGAGGCAACCCATAAATATTCGGAAATTCTCTATTATTTCGAGGATCAAAAAGTCACTGGGTATACTCTTGACTGGGGCAGCGGTGATATGACCATCACCTTGAATGATAATACTCAAATCAATTATGTGGCGCCGAATGTGCCGCAATTGGTGAAAGATATTACCCCATATGTGGAAGCATACAACAAGGCTCACCCGAACAACCGCATGACGTATAACTGGAATCGTCCGGCGGAAACGTCTTGGCTTTCCAGTCTTCTTCCGATTTTGGGTTCGCTTGCTCTATTCGTCATCACCTGGTGGTTCATGATGAAGCACATGAACAACGCCTTGGGCGATGCCGGCAAACAGATGAATTTTGGTAAAGCAAAATTCAAGCAAAATGTGGATGAGAAGAGAAAAACAACATTTGCCGATGTTGCAGGTGCGGACGAAGAAAAAGAAGAACTGCAGGAAATTGTTGAGTTTCTGAAAAATCCCCGCAAATATAATGAACTCGGCGCACGCATTCCGAAGGGCGTTTTGCTTGTCGGCCCTCCGGGTACCGGTAAAACATTGTTGGCACGTGCCGTAGCAGGGGAAGCGGGAGTACCATTTTTCTCCATTTCGGGCTCCGACTTTGTGGAGATGTTCGTCGGTGTCGGTGCTTCCCGTGTACGTGACCTTTTTGAACAGGCAAAGAAGAACTCCCCTTGCATCGTTTTCATCGACGAAATCGACGCTGTTGGCCGTCAGCGCGGTGCCGGTCTCGGCGGCGGTCACGACGAGCGTGAACAAACTCTGAACCAGCTGCTTGTTGAAATGGATGGTTTCGGCGCGAACGAAGGCGTCATTATGATTGCCGCTACAAACCGTCCGGATATTCTTGACCCTGCTTTGATGCGTCCTGGACGTTTTGACCGTCAGGTGACGGTCGGCTATCCGGATATTAAAGGCCGTGAAGCAATTCTTAAGGTTCATGCCCGTAATAAGCCGATTGCTCCCGATGTAGATCTTGCCACTATTGCAAAGTCAACAGCCGGATTTACCGGAGCGGACCTTGAAAACCTTCTGAATGAATCCGCTTTGCTGGCAGCAAGAAAAGGCCTTAAAGCAATTACGATGGCAGAAATTGAGGAAGCTACCATTAAAGTCGTTATGGGCACCGAGAAGAAAAGCCATGTGATGACGGAAAAAGAAAAGAAGCTTACCGCTTACCACGAAGCGGGTCATGCGGTGGCTACCTATTATTGCCCCACGCAGGACCCTGTGCATGAAATTTCCATTATCCCGCGCGGAATGGCCGGCGGCTATACCATGCAGATTCCTACGGAAGACCGTTCTTACCATACGCGTAAGGAAATGGAAGAAGACCTCGTTGTTCTGCTTGGCGGACGTGTCTCCGAATCGCTGACATTAGACGATATTTCAACGGGTGCGTCCAACGATATTGAACGTGCAACCAAACTTGCTCACAGCATGATAGCTAAGTACGGAATGTCGCAGGAACTTGGACCCATTACGTATGGACGCGATGAAAGCGAGCCGTTCCTTGGCCGCGACATGGGCCATATTCGCGATTATTCCGAAGCAACGTCAAGTGCGATTGACCGTGAAATTAAGCGCATGATTACGGAAGCATATCAGCGCGCGGAAACAATTCTTAGAGATCATATGGATCAGCTGCACCGCGTTGCAAAAGAACTCTTTGAAAAAGAGAAGATTAGCGGCGAAGAATTTGAAAGAATCATGCAGGAAAGCAGTGAACCAAAAAAAGAAAGCGGGAATATGGAGCCTCTTCCACAAAACTGA
- a CDS encoding ribonuclease J: MTEKKQNILPERGNAAMPQAEMGNGTHTIGLYEKVEVPKHRVGQVRSKRRQPKAEAAESTSANENSSADQERQPSRRRQSSKVSVVQAQLKAQTVSEVTAVQNTAKPEQSAQKNTEKRSGQHSKSAKKAPQKPPIRVYFLGGLNEIGKNFTVFECLDDMIIVDCGMAFPDDDMLGVDLVIPDFTFVERNADKIRGVVLTHGHEDHIGALPYLLEKFNFPIYGTKFTLALVDSKLKEHGLSGKVRAISVRPGEHIRLGCMDVEFVHVNHSVPDSVALAIHSPAGTLVHTGDFKIDCTPALGEMIDLGRFGQLGKEGVLAMLCDSTNAEREGYTKSESKVDSSFDMLFKRAENSRIIIATFASNVSRVQQIINCAVKYGRKVALSGRSMVNVMSVGVEMGYLDVPKGTLIDIDMINRYPKDKIVLVTTGSQGEPMSALTRMAFADHRKVEVGPGDFIIISARPIPGNEKTIGNVIDELMKRGCQVVYESMYDVHVSGHACREEIKLLQAIVKPKYYIPVHGEQKHLRKNASIAYELGKDPKDVFIGDIGDVVELHEDYMKRLPSVPAGRTLVDGLGVGDVGSIVLRDRKHLAEDGLMIAVCTISAQDGHIISGPDVVSRGFVYVRESEPLIEEARNLVTEVLEDCAENQIHDWGTLKTKIKDELSRMLYERTRRSPMVLPIIMEI, from the coding sequence GTGACAGAAAAAAAACAAAATATTTTACCGGAGCGCGGGAACGCGGCAATGCCACAGGCCGAGATGGGGAACGGAACACATACCATCGGCCTTTATGAGAAGGTGGAAGTGCCGAAACACCGTGTTGGCCAAGTGCGCTCAAAACGCCGCCAGCCTAAGGCGGAAGCGGCGGAAAGCACGTCTGCGAATGAAAACAGTTCTGCAGACCAGGAGCGTCAGCCCAGTAGGCGCCGTCAGTCTTCCAAAGTTTCCGTTGTGCAAGCACAGTTGAAGGCACAAACCGTTTCCGAGGTAACCGCTGTGCAGAATACGGCGAAACCGGAGCAGAGTGCGCAGAAGAACACCGAAAAACGTTCGGGTCAGCACTCCAAATCTGCGAAGAAAGCGCCGCAGAAACCGCCAATCCGCGTTTATTTTCTCGGTGGTTTGAACGAAATCGGAAAAAACTTCACGGTGTTTGAATGCTTGGATGACATGATCATCGTGGATTGCGGTATGGCATTCCCGGACGATGATATGCTTGGCGTTGATCTCGTTATTCCGGACTTTACTTTTGTAGAACGGAATGCAGATAAGATTCGGGGAGTTGTGCTGACGCATGGCCATGAAGACCATATCGGCGCGCTTCCGTATCTGCTGGAAAAATTCAATTTTCCGATTTACGGAACAAAATTTACCCTTGCACTGGTCGATAGCAAGCTAAAAGAGCATGGCCTTTCCGGCAAAGTCAGAGCGATCAGCGTACGTCCAGGCGAGCATATCCGCCTTGGCTGTATGGATGTCGAATTTGTTCATGTAAACCATTCCGTGCCGGATTCCGTTGCGCTGGCCATTCATTCGCCGGCAGGTACACTCGTCCATACGGGTGACTTTAAGATTGACTGCACTCCGGCACTCGGCGAAATGATTGATCTTGGCCGCTTTGGGCAGCTTGGCAAAGAAGGCGTTCTTGCCATGTTATGCGATTCCACCAATGCCGAGCGCGAGGGATATACCAAATCGGAAAGTAAAGTTGACAGCTCGTTTGATATGTTGTTCAAACGCGCAGAGAACAGCCGCATTATCATTGCTACGTTTGCTTCCAATGTCAGTCGCGTGCAGCAGATTATAAATTGTGCGGTTAAATATGGGCGCAAGGTCGCGCTTTCCGGGCGCAGCATGGTCAATGTCATGAGCGTCGGCGTTGAGATGGGGTATCTCGATGTCCCGAAGGGGACGCTGATTGATATTGACATGATTAATCGCTACCCGAAAGACAAGATCGTTCTCGTTACAACCGGCAGCCAAGGTGAGCCAATGAGCGCTCTAACCCGTATGGCATTTGCCGATCACCGTAAGGTGGAAGTTGGCCCCGGTGATTTCATCATCATTTCAGCCCGCCCGATTCCGGGAAATGAAAAAACAATCGGCAATGTCATTGACGAACTGATGAAGCGCGGCTGCCAAGTCGTTTATGAATCCATGTACGATGTTCATGTATCGGGGCATGCCTGCCGCGAAGAGATTAAACTTCTTCAGGCTATTGTCAAGCCGAAGTACTATATCCCCGTTCACGGCGAGCAGAAGCATCTGAGAAAGAATGCTTCCATTGCTTATGAACTTGGAAAAGATCCGAAAGATGTTTTCATCGGAGATATCGGTGATGTGGTCGAACTACATGAAGACTACATGAAGCGGCTTCCGTCCGTGCCCGCGGGAAGAACTCTTGTAGACGGGCTCGGTGTTGGCGATGTGGGCAGCATTGTTCTTCGCGACCGCAAACACCTTGCGGAAGACGGCCTTATGATTGCCGTCTGCACAATTTCCGCGCAGGATGGGCATATCATTTCTGGGCCGGATGTTGTGTCACGAGGCTTTGTTTACGTTCGCGAATCAGAGCCTTTGATTGAAGAAGCGCGCAACCTTGTTACCGAAGTTCTGGAAGATTGCGCAGAAAACCAAATTCACGACTGGGGAACTTTAAAGACCAAAATTAAGGACGAACTGTCCCGCATGCTGTATGAGCGGACACGTCGCAGTCCGATGGTTTTGCCGATTATCATGGAAATCTGA